From a single Ignavibacteria bacterium genomic region:
- a CDS encoding DUF948 domain-containing protein, which yields MLTEIFQVILYLCASALCIALIIYLKKLTISVQRMQEDIGQMKDRMEPLIDSVKTLSDSLNQTSTEVQQQLDKTGWIVDQVKMRLESLFGFEEKVKESLESPVEKLLSNLTALRGGISAIFRAFFVKK from the coding sequence ATGTTAACGGAGATTTTTCAGGTAATCCTTTATTTGTGTGCTTCGGCTCTCTGTATCGCTCTCATCATCTATTTGAAAAAGCTGACAATCAGCGTTCAGCGGATGCAGGAAGATATCGGACAGATGAAAGACAGAATGGAACCTCTGATTGACTCAGTGAAAACACTCTCTGACTCATTGAATCAGACTTCAACTGAAGTGCAACAACAACTCGATAAAACGGGTTGGATAGTGGATCAGGTCAAAATGAGACTGGAAAGTCTTTTTGGTTTCGAAGAGAAAGTCAAGGAAAGCCTTGAGTCTCCTGTTGAAAAGTTATTATCTAATTTAACGGCTCTGAGAGGTGGCATTTCTGCCATCTTCAGAGCTTTTTTTGTAAAGAAATAA
- the fusA gene encoding elongation factor G, which produces MKDYTPEVLRNIGLFGHASAGKTTFNELALFIGGETTRIGKIEEGNTISDYTANEVERKISISLSACHLEWKNAKLNIIDVPGTSDFEGEVLAGAKVVDTGVIFVKAVEGVEVGTEHAWEYLKADSKPAAVVINKIDHERSDFKRIVEQANDRLSHGVVVVTFPAKEGLQFDTVVDVLKMKAYKYGAPGSKSVTEIDIPADVKAQAEEYRTILIEKVAEADEDLMNNYFENGDLTPEEATKGLKIAIRNGDLVPVFATAATKGIGINNFLDFAVDYFPSPVDMPPAKGLLGDGKEVEIVANKDGEPVLFIFKIIAEQHVGELSLFRVYSGTLKPGMDLINQNSGKPERLNQFFMLNGHNRKEIPNLVCGDIGAVVKLKDSHTNNTLSSKNYSVKVKPIEFQEPSIRGAIIPKAKGDEDKIAACLHALHEEDPSFNVRFDPEIGQTIITGQGQTQLTFAVKRLKERYNVEVDLVQPRIPYRETIKGRVDSVDYRHKKQSGGRGQFAHVFFKMEPVERGKGFEFVNAIVGGVVPGRFIPAVEKGIIEQMEKGVIAGYNVVDVKVTLFDGKFHDVDSDEMSFKLASSQCFKKAFAAAKPVLLEPIYEVTVKVPEEFMGDVMSDFTSRRGRILGMESDGHFQILKANVPLSSLYKYSVDLRGITAGRGTHKERFSFYEEVPKEQEVKIIEEYNKSRQEED; this is translated from the coding sequence GTGAAAGATTATACTCCGGAAGTCCTCCGGAACATCGGTCTTTTTGGTCATGCCAGTGCCGGAAAGACAACTTTTAACGAACTGGCATTGTTTATTGGCGGTGAAACCACCCGTATCGGCAAAATCGAAGAAGGAAATACAATTTCAGATTACACAGCAAATGAAGTTGAAAGAAAAATTTCCATCTCTCTGTCAGCCTGCCACCTCGAATGGAAAAATGCAAAATTGAATATCATTGATGTGCCGGGCACATCAGATTTCGAAGGCGAAGTGCTTGCAGGTGCAAAGGTTGTCGATACGGGTGTTATTTTTGTTAAAGCAGTGGAAGGTGTTGAAGTAGGGACTGAACATGCCTGGGAATATCTGAAAGCAGACAGTAAACCGGCAGCGGTTGTTATAAATAAAATAGATCATGAAAGATCAGACTTTAAAAGAATAGTCGAACAGGCTAACGACAGACTCTCGCACGGAGTTGTTGTTGTTACTTTCCCGGCAAAGGAAGGACTGCAGTTCGACACCGTAGTTGATGTACTGAAAATGAAAGCGTACAAATATGGTGCGCCCGGTTCAAAATCAGTAACTGAAATTGATATTCCTGCCGATGTGAAAGCTCAGGCGGAGGAGTACAGAACAATACTCATAGAAAAAGTTGCCGAAGCCGACGAAGATTTAATGAATAATTATTTCGAGAACGGGGATCTTACCCCTGAAGAGGCAACAAAAGGTTTAAAAATAGCAATCAGAAATGGTGATCTCGTACCCGTTTTTGCTACAGCAGCAACAAAAGGCATCGGAATCAACAATTTTCTTGATTTTGCAGTTGATTACTTCCCTTCACCGGTCGATATGCCACCAGCAAAAGGTTTGCTCGGTGATGGCAAGGAAGTTGAAATTGTCGCCAATAAAGATGGTGAACCGGTATTATTTATCTTTAAGATCATAGCCGAGCAGCATGTAGGAGAGCTCTCCCTGTTCAGAGTCTATTCGGGAACATTAAAGCCCGGAATGGATTTGATCAATCAGAACAGCGGTAAACCTGAAAGACTCAACCAGTTTTTCATGCTGAATGGTCACAACAGAAAAGAAATCCCAAATCTGGTATGCGGCGACATAGGCGCAGTAGTTAAATTAAAAGACTCGCATACAAATAATACTCTTAGCTCAAAGAATTATTCGGTTAAAGTTAAACCGATTGAATTCCAGGAACCCTCGATCAGAGGAGCCATCATCCCGAAAGCAAAGGGAGATGAAGATAAAATTGCTGCATGTCTCCATGCACTTCACGAAGAAGACCCTTCATTCAATGTGAGATTCGATCCTGAAATCGGACAGACTATCATCACAGGCCAGGGCCAGACCCAGCTTACTTTTGCAGTAAAAAGACTGAAAGAGAGATACAATGTTGAAGTGGATCTGGTTCAACCAAGAATCCCTTACAGAGAAACTATCAAAGGAAGAGTTGACAGCGTCGATTACCGCCACAAAAAACAATCGGGTGGTCGCGGACAGTTTGCTCATGTATTCTTCAAGATGGAACCGGTCGAAAGAGGTAAAGGATTTGAATTCGTGAACGCCATCGTTGGTGGTGTCGTTCCTGGCAGATTCATTCCGGCGGTTGAAAAAGGTATCATCGAACAGATGGAAAAAGGCGTAATTGCCGGTTACAATGTTGTCGATGTTAAAGTGACACTTTTTGACGGTAAATTCCACGATGTGGATTCAGATGAAATGTCGTTCAAACTCGCTTCCTCGCAGTGCTTCAAAAAAGCTTTTGCGGCTGCAAAACCTGTGCTTCTTGAGCCTATTTACGAAGTTACGGTTAAGGTGCCCGAAGAGTTCATGGGTGATGTAATGAGCGATTTCACTTCAAGACGCGGAAGAATTCTTGGTATGGAATCAGACGGACATTTCCAGATTCTGAAGGCAAATGTGCCACTTTCGTCTCTCTACAAGTATTCAGTCGATCTTCGTGGTATCACTGCCGGAAGAGGCACTCATAAAGAGAGATTCTCTTTCTATGAGGAAGTTCCGAAAGAACAGGAAGTCAAGATTATCGAAGAGTACAACAAGTCAAGACAGGAAGAAGATTAA